GCAGCGTTTTTCTTCCCCCTGGTAGGAGGCCTTTATTGGAAGCGGGCCAATGTACAAGGGGCCATAGCGGCTCAACTGGCCGGGGTTTTGTCTTTTATCTGGTTTACGGCTAAGATGCCGCGTCCGTTGGGTTTGCACCCCATAGTGCCCACCCTGGGCATTAGTTTGGCCGCTTTTCTCCTGGTTAGCTTAGCCACACCGGCTCCAAAGATGGAAACCATCCAGAAGTTCTGGGGCTAATTAATCGCCTTTTCTTTCGGACAGGCCTCTGGTATAATTAGGTTGTGAGATAGTTCCCAGCATTTGTTTAGTAAGACAGGGCTAGTTGCTATAAAGATCTACTTTGCTGGGGGGATGCAGCGACAAAAAACATAGATTCACCTGGGTTCGTGAGCAAGGGAAGAGGGGGAAAAGCTTGTGTTCAAGAGTAAAAAGATTCTAGCTCTGACGTTGGTGCTAGCGGTAGTTTTGACCGTGGCTGGGTGTGGGCCCAAGCCGGCTCCCAGTGAAGCTGAAGAGCCCGGAGAGGACAAGATCAAGGTCGGTTTGGTATTTGACGTGGGTGGCCGGGGCGATTTGTCGTTCAACGACGGTACTTATGCCGGTTTTGAGAAGGCTTTTAACGACTTCTCGGACAAGATCGAGGGCAAACCGGAAGATGCGGCTAAGGAGCCGTCGGGCGGGGGCGAAGACAGAGAGCAGCTTATGCGCCTTCTGGCCGAAAGCGGCTATGACATGATTGTGGCTGTGGGCTTCATGTTTACGGAGCATGTGGATAAGCTGTCGAAAGAGTTTCCCGATACCAAGTTCGTTCTTATTGACGGTGCCATCGATGACTTAGACGAAGACTCCAACATTGTCTGCCTCCTGTTCAAAGAGCACGAAGGCAGTTTCTTGGTGGGCGCAGCTGCAGCTTTGAAGTCCGAGACCGATAAGGTCGGCTTCGTGGGCGGTATGAAAGGAGCGCTCATTGAGCGGTTTGAAGTTGGCTATTTGGCCGGAGCCAAGTATGTGAATCCCAAAATCGAAACCTATTCTGACTATATCGGCACCACCGGCGACGCTTTTAAGGATCCGGTGAAGGGCAAAGAACTGGCCTTGAAGCAATACAAGGCCGGCGCCGACGTGGTCTATCATGCCTCCGGCGCTTCTGGAACAGGTGTTATTGAAGCTGGCACCAACGAGAAGAAGTTCGTTATCGGCGTAGACTCTGACCAGTCACTTACTGCTACTGACGAGCAGCGGCCCTACATTCTCACCAGTATGCTCAAACGCTTGGATGTGGCTACCTATGATACGATCAAAGACTTTGTGGAAGGCAACTACAAAGGTGGGTACCGAGTCTTTGGGTTAGCGGACGACGGGGTAGCTTATGCTGTTAACCAGTACAATAAAGATCTACTCAGTGATATCGAGCCGCAACTGAAGGAACTCAAAGCTAAAGTAGTCAAAGGCGAAATTAAAGTACCCATCGACAAAGCCGAATACGAGAAGTTCTTGCAAACACTGCCGAAATAGCGACCGTAAAGCAGTGGGGTGGCACACGCCGCCCCGCTTTTTTAGGAGGGAAAATGGTGGCCACGGCGGTAAAATTAACCGGGATTAC
The DNA window shown above is from Bacillota bacterium and carries:
- a CDS encoding BMP family ABC transporter substrate-binding protein gives rise to the protein MFKSKKILALTLVLAVVLTVAGCGPKPAPSEAEEPGEDKIKVGLVFDVGGRGDLSFNDGTYAGFEKAFNDFSDKIEGKPEDAAKEPSGGGEDREQLMRLLAESGYDMIVAVGFMFTEHVDKLSKEFPDTKFVLIDGAIDDLDEDSNIVCLLFKEHEGSFLVGAAAALKSETDKVGFVGGMKGALIERFEVGYLAGAKYVNPKIETYSDYIGTTGDAFKDPVKGKELALKQYKAGADVVYHASGASGTGVIEAGTNEKKFVIGVDSDQSLTATDEQRPYILTSMLKRLDVATYDTIKDFVEGNYKGGYRVFGLADDGVAYAVNQYNKDLLSDIEPQLKELKAKVVKGEIKVPIDKAEYEKFLQTLPK